Sequence from the Amphiprion ocellaris isolate individual 3 ecotype Okinawa chromosome 1, ASM2253959v1, whole genome shotgun sequence genome:
gagagaaagagagagagagagagagagagaggggagggagaaaagagagagagcgcGCTGTTTGGTGTGTGGTTTGTACGAGAGGGGTGAGATTTGAGAAATAGGAGGGGCTTCTAAACGACTAGAAATGTCAATCTGAGCAAGGGAGTCCCAATAATCTAAAGCAATCTGTAAGGACCTGACCTTAGTCCATCCAGATCAATAGAGAAGTGAGGGTggaaaggagaagaagaggaagaaataaGGGGCGCAACCGGATCGTTTACACTGGCTGTTCCCGAGGAAATATAGACTTCCCTTGCTTGCACCTTTTGTTGCTCACATGCTCACACTGTAAAAGTGGATATCGAGGCAATTCCTTTGCTTTGTGAGACTGCAGCAGACTTTTCCCCCCTTTTCCTACCGCCATGTCTTTCCCTCAGCTGGGATATCAGTACATCCGACCGATATACCCGCCGGAGCGCCAGGGGATCGCCAGCAATGCCCGATCCGGGACAGAGCTCAGTCCGTCCGGCGCACTTTCCAACGTCCTCTCCACTATGTATGGATCTCCTTTCGCCGCAGCAGCGCAGGGCTATGGAGCGTTTCTCCCCTACTCTAACGATATATCAATTTTCAATCAATTGGTGAGTCACTCTTCTCTCTCTTAACTTGTCCGtaactttttctttctctctctctctctctaaagaAATAAAGCGCACGTTTTAAGAGAACTTTATTGGCACGATTTACGCACGCACTTTCAGAGCGCCTTGCTGAACTTCGTAGTTGTGAAATTTAGTTAAAAGTGGTTAAAAAGTGACTTATTAACACACCGAGTTTTAGGCTTGTTGTTGGCACACAATTTCAAGAAACTGACAGCAGCGtgtaaataaaatgatgcaATGTGCTGTGGGAGGTTTACAGGTATGAGCTAGGTGGAGAATATTGCGTAAAAGTGGATGATTGTACTCTTTAAAGTtgcttaaattaattaaaaatagttaaatttTCCATTCGGCTCTGAGGCTTGGACGATGATTCGAAGCTGTGTCAAAATTATACCAActaatttgtttgtttacacCTCAATAAGAATCTCacttttgttattatttctgtGAATCTGCACCTCACACTGTGGGGTGTGAGAATATTTTTAGTAAAGAGGAACTCCAAATAAAGTATCTGAAGGTATAAATATGTTAAATCTAATGAATCCCTCTGACCCTGTGATTCTTTGTCTTTGCAGGGTGCTCAGTATGAACTAAAAGACAGTCCCGGGGTCCAGCACCCGGGGTTTGCCCACCATCACCCTGCTTTTTACCCATATGGCCAATATCAGTTCGGTGACCCGTCCAGACCCAAAAACGCCACCAGGGAGAGCACCAGCACCCTGAAGGCCTGGCTCAGCGAGCACCGTAAGAACCCCTACCCAACCAAGGGCGAGAAGATCATGCTGGCCATCATCACCAAAATGACCCTCACCCAGGTGTCCACCTGGTTCGCCAACGCCCGGAGGAGGCTAAAGAAGGAGAACAAGATGACCTGGGCCCCTCGGAACCGCACCGACGAAGAGGGGAATGTTTACACCAGCGATcacgagggggaggagggggacaagagggaggacgaggaggagatcGACTTGGAGAACATCGACACGGAAAATATTGAGAACAAGGACGACTTGGACGACCAGGACGACCTGCATTCAGATATTAAACTAGACGGGAGGAGTGACTCTGAGATTTCTGACGGCTATGAGGATTTACAAGGGCCCGACCAGAGGTTTCTAAAGGCTGTGGGGAAGGAGGGCAAGGAGAGAGCAGAGCACttccacagccaccaccaccaccaccaccaccaccaccactcttCTTTGGACATCAAAGCGTCCCAGCCAAACGGGGAGCAGCTCAAACTGAACCCGGTGTCCGCGAGCTCGCCGCCCTCGGAGAACAACCCTGCCCCAGCCCAGAAGCCAAAGATCTGGTCTTTGGCAGAGACAGCCACGGCCCCTGACAATCCGCGCAAATCGCCGCAAATGAACGGCAGCAACTCCGCAGGGCCCGCCGCCCAGACCATAATCGCTCCTCACAGACTCATCTCTTCGTGTCCCGTTGGGAAAATCCAGAACTGGACGAACCGAGCCTTTTCGGCGCACCAGCTGGCTTTACTGAACTCTAATCATTATCTGGGACTGGCGAACCAGGCCACCGCCACCGGCCTGGCGCTCTACAGCAGCAGGCAAACGGAGGACAAGAGTCATAGTTCAGAGACTCCAGTCACAGGTACATGTCCCCGACACTGAGACCCGCATGtagaaataactgcaaaaaaaaaaaaaaaaaagaaagaaacaaaagacacTAGTCCATTGCCCGtcattcatttcttttattttagagCCTCCTTTTGCCTTCTCTGCCTGTTCatggatttgttttttctctctcgaGGCCACACAGATGAACAGTGTTACAATGTTGTAGCTGACAGGATacagtgtgtgtgatgtgtgtgcgtgtgctttgaaaaataaatgtccaGGAGGATTATAGAAAAGCCCCATaagaaagcattttaaaaaaaaatctaatgttgaATCGCTGAAAATTGTTTTAATTTCCTCCTCTTAGCCTACATCCATATCATATTAAGGTCCATGTGTTTGCATTTAATGGTTTACACGAAGCCCCTGAAACCCAGCTATGTTTTAAAAGTAAATTCACTGAAACCCAAGATGGGCTCTGATCATAGGAAGTTCAATTAAcgcattttaattttctttgccGCAGTTTCTGAGAGATCTAGTGCCTTGGAtgcagagaagagaaaaaaagttgttaaaaaCAGCTTTCCACCCACTTCAAAGACAGTGAGGCTGTCAGTTAATGACATTTGGGAATTTTCATTTTGATGCCatatcacattttcttttttaaacgcCATATTTACCCAAATTAGCTTTGATtcgaaggtttatttttcatccCTGTGTGTGCGCTTGTGTTATTTCGTCGAGGCCTATGTTACTTGTTTGGTCATGCAAATGAGCTCAATGCAAATTCACTTCAGGCTCGTTTTTTTGAAAGGCAAATGTCACTTTTATATCACTTTGTGTTTTAGCTCTTCACGAGGCTATTATTAGTGTTTTTCCTCCCAATtcgttatttttatttgtttcaccCCTGTGTATTTCAGGCCTCAGAACCAACTAGAAGCAGCGGTGGTTCTTTCGGCTCTCTTCTCTCCATAACCCCTCAcccattttattctttttttgtttctttgaattttatttgaatatggaatgtaaaataagaataatacaTCTCTGTATACTTACATTGTAAGCATGTCCTGTGTAAAACTGCTAATGTAATAATGTATGAACCTGTAGTCTgtgagtttttttctctttctttttgtaaGTTCTGTGAGGATTTGatgttcaaatgttttgtatATAAAGTTAAGAATATGTACATACTTGTGAACCAAATTGTACAAGAAAGTCTATATTTTGGCTAATAAATGAACTGCTGcaactttaaaatatatatatatatattatgttgGTTTTTGGCCGAGGTATTTTGACAGCTGCTTTTGATGGTGGCTGTTGTGCAGTGCAGCTTGAAGTGCATTGCTTTGGTCTTTttctgtaagtgtgtgtgtgtgtgttagtggaCAGCCTGGGGCACACACACTTCATCCTCCGTGGCAGTGATAAGTAAATATTCGAGAGGGATTTATCACACTTTTTATAGTGGAGGGACTTAAGGCTAATTAGCCAGTATTGCGGCATACATTTGGATATTAATGTTGTGGATTATCCACGCAGAGGCGTAACGGTCGCATTAAAACGAATcattctttcattatttttttttcctctgaaattGTGCTCTTTATGGGCACTCTTTCGGTAATGAATGAGTTGCTCGTTGCTGCTTGGTCAGAATGCTTGAGTTGATCCTgaagatggattttttttttttttttttttttgcctttttgcagTGCAACTCCCAGATCTCATCATGCTCAATTTGTAATGCTTTTGCTCTTCGCATATATCACACATTTCCCTCCACTAACGTTGCTGCTATAATTGTAATATATCGTGGCTGTATAGCTAATAATaacatcatttattttgtttgccCGTGATGTGATCATTTGCATGTGTGAGCCCTTAtcagaggaagtttatgtaaaCTTAGTGTTGGAGCTCCCTCTACAGTTACTTGCAGTCGGCCATGTcttcttgcacacacacacacacacacacacacacacacacacacacacacacagatacacacgcTTTCTGCTCATGTAGCGTCATTTTTTTGGGCCCATTTTTAATTTATCCATCAGTTGTGATATAAAATTCGATAGTAGCATTTTAGCACTTAAAAATCTGTCACAAGTTGATGCCTTTTTAGCGTGTTTTCGAGCCTTTGTGTGCTCATTTTATGATGTTCAAACGCTGTCAAAGTGCGCTGCGcttgtttttaatgcttcaaAAAGGCAGCGTGGATTTAAAAAGAGGCATGTGAAATTTCAATTTGGCCTCAAAcgttttta
This genomic interval carries:
- the irx3a gene encoding iroquois-class homeodomain protein IRX-3a → MSFPQLGYQYIRPIYPPERQGIASNARSGTELSPSGALSNVLSTMYGSPFAAAAQGYGAFLPYSNDISIFNQLGAQYELKDSPGVQHPGFAHHHPAFYPYGQYQFGDPSRPKNATRESTSTLKAWLSEHRKNPYPTKGEKIMLAIITKMTLTQVSTWFANARRRLKKENKMTWAPRNRTDEEGNVYTSDHEGEEGDKREDEEEIDLENIDTENIENKDDLDDQDDLHSDIKLDGRSDSEISDGYEDLQGPDQRFLKAVGKEGKERAEHFHSHHHHHHHHHHSSLDIKASQPNGEQLKLNPVSASSPPSENNPAPAQKPKIWSLAETATAPDNPRKSPQMNGSNSAGPAAQTIIAPHRLISSCPVGKIQNWTNRAFSAHQLALLNSNHYLGLANQATATGLALYSSRQTEDKSHSSETPVTGTCPRH